In a genomic window of Babylonia areolata isolate BAREFJ2019XMU chromosome 3, ASM4173473v1, whole genome shotgun sequence:
- the LOC143280538 gene encoding uncharacterized protein LOC143280538: MTPARFSWKSPPRLPRVSGPDSPQFLAHGEVCRCGSEPDLSFPEDLRAEGEGARGGGGGSDALVPTAGTEQKAAGSPALSGDRQEGRQQHEDPAGFRAGRLSREVGRLGQADDVLLREGHQDWGTAWKRRRFDLHRDGCRDAPLCACAVMERNLLQMAESAYRCVRRHDSSLADFQLFRHQLASTNHALREALDLLSHFRQLCGHRK; this comes from the exons ATGACCCCGGCACGCTTTTCCTGGAAGTCTCCGCCCAGACTTCCCCGAGTCTCTGGCCCTGACAGCCCACAGTTCCTGGCGCACGGCGAGGTCTGCAGATGTGGATCAGAACCAGACCTCTCGTTCCCCGAAGACCTCAGGGCTGAgggtgagggggcgaggggagggggaggggggagtgacgcCTTGGTGCCGACAGCAGGTACCGAGCAGAAGGCAGCGGGAAGTCCGGCCCTGTCAGGGGACCGTCAGGAGGGGAGGCAACAGCACGAGGACCCTGCGGGGTTCAGAGCGGGTCGTCTTTCACGGGAAGTGGGGAGGCTGGGCCAGGCTGATGACGTGCTCCTGAGAGAGGGCCACCAGGACTGGGGCACCGCCTGGAAGAGGAGACGGTTCG ATCTCCATAGAGACGGATGCAGGGATGCACCACTATGCGCATGCGCGGTGATGGAGAGGAACTTGCTACAGATGGCGGAGAGTGCCTACCGATGTGTACGGCGCCATGACAGTTCCCTGGCCGACTTCCAGCTGTTCCGTCACCAGCTGGCCTCCACCAACCACGCCTTGCGAGAGGCCCTGGACCTCCTGTCCCACTTCCGGCAGCTCTGTGGACACCGGAAGTGA
- the LOC143280274 gene encoding uncharacterized protein LOC143280274, with translation MTEIYIPTYLVPENTLKQLKEIAQRLQHQAVPDTALPSTCPPAHLDAAPSSNHSPRGTVGQVTSLPPEVTIEAAAECVPDDRAGDSKTHRQTHVHTHCGSAGVDSGGCWSPLAVETRGSGRHGDRTARHVCPCSAVSQTGSPSHQTVQPCGRSSKHERTEHYLRSESGLKNEGEQFLLKTPSQSMPPAEDSSRKHDTSPSKLFQKISMFDSADDAVGMLESSAESFPPAPPLPNHPLSSAKNEAVRVFPPRFGSSSEQIGPRSPALLTPPKTPEGERKRGVPEVFTFDDLACTQERFRQMVERLQQLHEQHVRHPGRSTPGHPSSLPGTPTHTHPHHPTSAPPFPSRTPSTSSSLHWPPPPSCLREQGFLNYRRLTMFPGPLPQLHGLFKGLVCSDRQLQRRPDHHRHVSKV, from the exons ATGACAGAGATCTACATCCCCACATACCTGGTGCCAGAGAACACCCTGAAGCAGCTGAAGGAAATCGCCCAGCGCTTGCAGCATCAAGCTGTTCCGGACACGGCGTtaccctccacctgtccccctgCACACCTGGATGCTGCTCCATCCTCCAATCACAGCCCTCGTGGGACGGTGGGACAAGTGACATCACTACCGCCGGAAGTGACGATAGAAGCGGCAGCAGAGTGTGTGCCTGACGACAGGGCGGGAGATTCAAAGACGCACCGtcagacacacgtgcacacacactgtggaaGTGCAGGGGTGGACAGTGGTGGGTGTTGGTCACCTTTAGCAGTGGAGACACGGGGGTCGGGGAGACATGGGGACAGAACAGCTCGTCACGTGTGTCCCTGTTCGGCTGTCTCTCAGACAGGCTCCCCCAGCCACCAGACTGTACAGCCATGCGGGCGGTCCTCAAAACACGAGAGAACGGAACATTACCTTCGGTCAGAGTCCGGTTTGAAGAATGAAGGTGAACAGTTCTTGTTGAAGACGCCGTCACAATCCATGCCCCCTGCAGAAGACAGCTCAAGAAAACATGACACGTCTCCCAGCAAATTGTTCCAGAAAATCTCCATGTTTGactctgctgatgatgctgtggGAATGCTGGAGTCCTCTGCAGAATCCTTTCCACctgcccctccactccccaaccaccccctgaGCTCAGCCAAGAACGAAGCGGTTCGTGTGTTTCCGCCACGATTCGGATCGTCCTCGGAACAGATCGGCCCTCGCAGCCCTGCCCTCTTGACCCCGCCGAAAACTCCCGAAGGTGAACGGAAACGAGGGGTTCCCGAAGTGTTCACGTTTGATGACCTGGCCTGCACCCAGGAAAGGTTTCGGCAGATGGTGGAG AGGCTGCAGCAGCTTCACGAGCAGCACGTGCGCCACCCCGGCAGGTCAACCCCcggccacccctcctcccttcccggaacacccacccacacacaccctcaccaccccacctccgctccccccttcccatcccgcacaccctccacctcctcctccctccattggccccctcctccctcctgtctcAGAGAACAG ggGTTCCTCAACTACAGAAGACTGACGATGTTCCCAGGTCCCCTTCCACAGCTCCACGGTCTTTTCAAAGGACTCGTCTGCTCAGACAGACAGCTGCAGAGGCGCCCAGATCACCACAGACATGTGAGCAAAGTGTGA